A genomic window from Gossypium hirsutum isolate 1008001.06 chromosome D12, Gossypium_hirsutum_v2.1, whole genome shotgun sequence includes:
- the LOC121224121 gene encoding CMP-sialic acid transporter 1 isoform X1, which produces MKWYLVASLLTILTSSQGILTTLSQTNGKYKYDYATIPFLAEVFKLIVSSVFLWRERKKSPPPKMTTDWKSVRLFPIPSVIYLIHNNVQFATLMYVDTSTYQIMGNLKIVTTGILFRLFLKKKLSNLQWMAIVLLAVGTTTSQVKGCGEASCDSLFSAPIQGYMLGILSACLSALAGVYTEFLMKKNNDSLYWQNIQLYTFGSIFNMARLVVDDFRGGFEKGPWWQRLFNGYSITTWLVVLNLGSTGLLVSWLMKYADNIVKVYSTSMAMLLTMVLSVFLFSFKPTLQLFLGIIVCMMSLHMYFAPPHMLVDIPPAIKSDPESLVNVPVDRIKSYL; this is translated from the exons ATGAAGTGGTACTTAGTAGCTTCTCTTCTCACCATCCTCACCAGTTCTCAG GGGATCTTAACAACTCTATCACAGACCAATGGCAAATATAAATACGATTACGCCACCATCCCTTTCCTTGCTGAGGTCTTTAAG cttATCGTATCAAGTGTTTTTCTATGGAGAGAACGAAAGAAATCGCCGCCGCCGAAAATGACAACGGATTGGAAGAGTGTTAGATTGTTTCCTATTCCTTCAGTTATTTACTTGATCCATAATAATGTACAGTTTGCTACTCTTATGTATGTTGATACATCGACGTATCAGATAATGGGTAATTTGAAGATTGTCACTACTGGGATTTTGTTCAG GTTATTTCTTAAGAAGAAGCTTTCAAATCTACAATGGATGGCGATTGTTCTATTGGCTGTTGGAACAACGACAAGTCAG GTCAAAGGATGTGGAGAGGCTTCGTGTGACTCCCTGTTCTCAGCACCGATTCAAGGATACATGTTAGGAATTTTGTCTGCTTGTCTTTCGGCATTGGCTGGTGTTTATACGGAATTCCTGATGAAGAAGAACAACGACAGCTTATACTGGCAGAACATACAGTTGTACAC TTTTGGTTCAATCTTCAATATGGCACGGCTTGTAGTGGATGATTTCAGAGGTGGATTTGAGAAAGGACCTTGGTGGCAACGGCTGTTTAATGGGTACAGCATCACAACTTGGTTGGTTGTGCTAAATCTAGGTTCTACCGGGCTTTTGGTTTCATGGTTAATGAAATATGCTGACAATATAGTCAAG GTATATTCCACATCGATGGCCATGCTATTGACAATGGTTCTGTCTGTGTTCCTCTTCAGTTTCAAGCCAACACTTCAG CTTTTCTTGGGAATCATTGTTTGTATGATGTCACTACATATGTACTTCGCCCCTCCCCATATGCTCGTAGACATCCCGCCAGCAATCAAATCCGATCCAGAGAGCCTCGTCAATGTTCCGGTCGATCGCATCAAATCGTATTTATAg
- the LOC121224121 gene encoding CMP-sialic acid transporter 1 isoform X2, translating into MTTDWKSVRLFPIPSVIYLIHNNVQFATLMYVDTSTYQIMGNLKIVTTGILFRLFLKKKLSNLQWMAIVLLAVGTTTSQVKGCGEASCDSLFSAPIQGYMLGILSACLSALAGVYTEFLMKKNNDSLYWQNIQLYTFGSIFNMARLVVDDFRGGFEKGPWWQRLFNGYSITTWLVVLNLGSTGLLVSWLMKYADNIVKVYSTSMAMLLTMVLSVFLFSFKPTLQLFLGIIVCMMSLHMYFAPPHMLVDIPPAIKSDPESLVNVPVDRIKSYL; encoded by the exons ATGACAACGGATTGGAAGAGTGTTAGATTGTTTCCTATTCCTTCAGTTATTTACTTGATCCATAATAATGTACAGTTTGCTACTCTTATGTATGTTGATACATCGACGTATCAGATAATGGGTAATTTGAAGATTGTCACTACTGGGATTTTGTTCAG GTTATTTCTTAAGAAGAAGCTTTCAAATCTACAATGGATGGCGATTGTTCTATTGGCTGTTGGAACAACGACAAGTCAG GTCAAAGGATGTGGAGAGGCTTCGTGTGACTCCCTGTTCTCAGCACCGATTCAAGGATACATGTTAGGAATTTTGTCTGCTTGTCTTTCGGCATTGGCTGGTGTTTATACGGAATTCCTGATGAAGAAGAACAACGACAGCTTATACTGGCAGAACATACAGTTGTACAC TTTTGGTTCAATCTTCAATATGGCACGGCTTGTAGTGGATGATTTCAGAGGTGGATTTGAGAAAGGACCTTGGTGGCAACGGCTGTTTAATGGGTACAGCATCACAACTTGGTTGGTTGTGCTAAATCTAGGTTCTACCGGGCTTTTGGTTTCATGGTTAATGAAATATGCTGACAATATAGTCAAG GTATATTCCACATCGATGGCCATGCTATTGACAATGGTTCTGTCTGTGTTCCTCTTCAGTTTCAAGCCAACACTTCAG CTTTTCTTGGGAATCATTGTTTGTATGATGTCACTACATATGTACTTCGCCCCTCCCCATATGCTCGTAGACATCCCGCCAGCAATCAAATCCGATCCAGAGAGCCTCGTCAATGTTCCGGTCGATCGCATCAAATCGTATTTATAg